In Primulina huaijiensis isolate GDHJ02 chromosome 6, ASM1229523v2, whole genome shotgun sequence, a single window of DNA contains:
- the LOC140978810 gene encoding CASP-like protein 1, whose protein sequence is MATTETTEKVAQEPEKVAPPPPEMKTSGDAVPTKYFALLEVVLRFLLFASALVAVLVIVTSKQTELVPISPFPPFPLALRDAKFNQSPAYIYFVAALSVTGFYAVISTLLSFYSLLKPGCFTKALSHFVIIDVLLLGIVASATGAAGAVAYIGLKGNSHAGWMKVCNIYDKVCRHFGASVALSLFGSIVLVLLVLLSVYALSKKIPK, encoded by the exons ATGGCGACTACAGAGACAACCGAAAAGGTGGCGCAAGAGCCCGAGAAGGTTGCGCCGCCGCCGCCGGAGATGAAAACTTCGGGGGATGCGGTGCCTACCAAGTACTTTGCATTGCTTGAGGTTGTGCTGAGATTCTTGTTGTTTGCTTCGGCACTCGTGGCTGTGTTGGTGATTGTCACAAGCAAGCAAACGGAGCTGGTTCCAATATCGCCATTTCCGCCATTTCCTTTGGCCCTAAGGGATGCGAAATTTAATCAATCCCCAGCATACAT ATACTTTGTAGCAGCACTCTCAGTTACAGGCTTTTATGCCGTCATCTCCACTCTATTATCCTTCTACTCCCTTCTCAAGCCTGGCtgcttcacaaaggcactttcTCATTTTGTCATAATCGACGTG CTGCTGTTAGGAATTGTGGCTTCAGCAACTGGAGCGGCCGGTGCAGTCGCTTACATAGGTTTGAAGGGCAACTCCCATGCTGGCTGGATGAAAGTGTGCAACATATATGATAAGGTCTGCAGGCACTTTGGAGCTTCTGTGGCTCTCTCCTTGTTTGGATCCATCGTGCTCGTGTTGCTTGTTTTGCTCTCCGTCTACGCCTTGTCCAAGAAAATACCGAAATAG